From Desulfurobacteriaceae bacterium, a single genomic window includes:
- a CDS encoding TolC family protein, which yields MKKALMFIIALCFSSAYGITLEEAQELALKNYPKLKSLEYRVKSLKEKAKSISLSRFGELDVLLTFYKYDDTYTLTPLSNLPSPLNPPPFDSEKLSYGIGYSVPLYQGGTIRRKERILKLQAEILEDLASSTKWQIKYKVSVLYLNYLSLSSQEKALLSYKESLLKLKESVKIGIERGKLAKVDILKVEYSISDINAKLTEIRAKKKAILESLKILVGRDIKKLEPVKIKYEPLKLDTEYLYKLAMLSNHTIKAKDKEVKVSLNEVKNEKSKYGLKVKLDAVYTRNYGFESRENEGYG from the coding sequence GTGAAGAAGGCACTTATGTTTATAATTGCCCTTTGTTTTTCATCGGCTTATGGAATTACTTTAGAAGAAGCCCAAGAACTAGCACTTAAAAATTATCCAAAGTTAAAGTCTCTTGAGTATAGGGTCAAAAGTTTAAAAGAAAAAGCAAAATCGATATCTTTAAGTAGATTTGGAGAACTTGATGTTCTTTTAACTTTTTATAAGTATGACGATACCTATACTCTTACTCCTTTGTCCAATCTACCTTCTCCCTTGAATCCTCCACCGTTTGATAGTGAAAAGTTAAGTTACGGAATCGGCTATTCTGTCCCTTTGTATCAAGGGGGAACCATAAGAAGGAAAGAAAGAATTTTGAAACTCCAAGCTGAAATTCTTGAAGATTTAGCTTCTTCTACTAAATGGCAAATTAAGTATAAAGTTAGCGTTCTATACCTTAACTATCTTTCCCTATCTTCTCAAGAAAAAGCTCTTTTATCTTATAAGGAAAGCCTTTTAAAACTAAAAGAGAGTGTAAAGATTGGAATTGAGAGAGGAAAACTTGCAAAAGTTGACATCTTAAAAGTTGAATACTCAATAAGTGATATTAATGCAAAGTTAACAGAAATAAGAGCCAAGAAAAAAGCCATTTTAGAGTCTTTAAAAATCTTGGTGGGTAGAGATATAAAAAAACTGGAACCTGTAAAAATTAAGTATGAACCTTTGAAACTTGATACGGAGTACCTATATAAGCTTGCTATGCTTTCCAACCATACAATTAAAGCTAAAGATAAAGAGGTAAAAGTTTCTCTAAACGAGGTTAAAAATGAAAAAAGTAAGTACGGTTTAAAGGTTAAGCTTGATGCTGTATATACAAGAAATTACGGTTTTGAGTCTAGGGAAAACGAAGGATACGGTTT
- a CDS encoding sulfite exporter TauE/SafE family protein: MANPSEIALVSFITSFLFALGGLGSAVALIPILVFLGIPFNLARPTGLFTNFFSTFSATVHNLKERLIDFKMAFPIVVFSIITAPIGAYASHFVPEKIVGIAFTCFLFFAGTMVYMPKREVFKEKNPILISSLTGGLAGFVSGFLGVGGGGIISPLLIAFGFNPKKVAPVTAFSVLFSSFIAFITYAKLGSVDWGITLSAAVPAGVAGYLAAYVGHKFLNPKQIKRILGMLFFILGIKFLLKFL; this comes from the coding sequence ATGGCTAATCCCTCCGAGATTGCTCTTGTTTCCTTCATAACCTCATTCCTTTTTGCACTTGGAGGACTGGGTTCTGCCGTTGCATTAATTCCAATTTTAGTTTTCTTGGGAATTCCTTTTAACCTTGCAAGACCTACCGGTCTTTTTACAAACTTTTTTTCTACCTTTTCAGCAACTGTTCATAACCTAAAAGAAAGATTGATAGACTTTAAAATGGCTTTTCCAATAGTAGTATTCAGCATTATCACTGCACCTATAGGAGCATATGCCTCTCACTTCGTCCCTGAAAAAATCGTTGGTATAGCATTTACCTGTTTCCTTTTCTTTGCAGGAACAATGGTTTACATGCCCAAAAGGGAAGTTTTTAAAGAAAAAAATCCCATTCTCATCTCTTCTTTAACAGGAGGTTTAGCCGGTTTCGTTTCTGGTTTCTTGGGAGTTGGAGGAGGAGGAATTATCTCCCCTCTTTTAATAGCCTTTGGGTTTAATCCAAAGAAGGTAGCACCAGTAACAGCATTTTCTGTTTTGTTTTCTTCTTTTATAGCATTCATAACGTATGCAAAGCTTGGAAGCGTTGATTGGGGTATTACTTTAAGCGCGGCAGTTCCTGCTGGAGTCGCAGGATATTTAGCCGCTTACGTTGGACACAAATTTTTAAATCCTAAGCAAATAAAAAGAATCTTAGGAATGTTGTTTTTCATCCTCGGAATTAAGTTTTTATTAAAATTCCTCTAA
- a CDS encoding rhodanese-like domain-containing protein: MLRKEIRKMNIDFLTSSGHKIGLEKFLELYKEGKAILLDVRTKDEVEIFSINLGINIPLHELPDNLDKIPKNKLVATFCNEKVRSSIAYAYLLSEGFDNVKVLAATIKEVVEKLKPGFVKKLKGNE, translated from the coding sequence ATGCTAAGAAAAGAAATAAGAAAAATGAACATTGACTTTTTAACTTCAAGCGGACACAAAATAGGACTTGAAAAATTCTTAGAACTCTATAAAGAAGGAAAAGCTATTTTACTTGACGTTAGAACAAAAGATGAAGTTGAAATCTTTTCAATCAATTTAGGCATAAATATTCCTCTTCACGAATTACCCGATAACCTTGATAAGATTCCTAAGAACAAACTTGTAGCAACTTTCTGCAACGAAAAAGTAAGATCATCCATTGCCTATGCTTATCTTCTAAGTGAAGGTTTTGACAACGTTAAGGTTCTTGCTGCAACTATAAAAGAAGTTGTTGAAAAGCTTAAACCGGGATTTGTAAAAAAACTCAAAGGAAATGAGTAA
- the mtnP gene encoding S-methyl-5'-thioadenosine phosphorylase has translation MKIGIIGGSGLYNIEGLTDIEEIKLETPFGKPSDAYIHGKLAGKDVYFLPRHGRGHIYLPSEVPYRANIYGFKMLGVDCIISVSAVGSMKEEIKPGDFVIVTQYFDRTKNRPSTFFGDGIVAHVAFDKPTCELLNDIIYNVCVEEGIPVHREGTYICIEGPQFSTKAESNIYRSWGVDVIGMTNIPEAKLAREAEIPYSAVALTTDYDVWKEGEEVSVEKVLETMAKNIENAKRMLKKVIEVLKPEDLANSPAKTALVGAIQTKPEYITEEVRKRLELLIKDRI, from the coding sequence ATGAAGATAGGAATTATAGGTGGAAGTGGGCTTTATAACATTGAGGGGCTTACAGACATTGAAGAAATAAAACTTGAAACTCCTTTTGGAAAACCATCTGATGCTTACATTCACGGGAAACTTGCAGGAAAAGATGTTTATTTTCTTCCAAGACATGGAAGGGGACATATCTACCTTCCCTCTGAAGTTCCTTATAGGGCAAACATCTATGGTTTTAAGATGCTCGGAGTTGATTGCATAATCTCTGTTAGTGCTGTTGGTTCTATGAAAGAGGAAATCAAACCGGGAGATTTTGTAATTGTTACTCAATACTTTGACAGAACGAAAAATAGACCTTCTACTTTCTTTGGAGATGGAATTGTTGCTCACGTTGCGTTTGATAAGCCAACTTGCGAGCTCCTCAACGATATTATTTACAACGTTTGTGTAGAAGAGGGAATTCCTGTCCACAGAGAAGGAACTTACATCTGTATAGAAGGACCTCAATTCTCAACGAAAGCTGAGTCCAATATTTATAGAAGTTGGGGTGTTGATGTAATCGGAATGACAAATATTCCAGAAGCTAAACTTGCTAGAGAAGCTGAAATTCCATATTCAGCAGTAGCCCTTACGACAGACTACGATGTTTGGAAAGAAGGAGAAGAGGTTAGTGTAGAAAAAGTTCTTGAAACAATGGCTAAGAATATAGAAAATGCCAAAAGAATGCTAAAGAAAGTTATAGAGGTTCTAAAACCAGAAGATCTTGCAAATTCTCCAGCTAAGACTGCTCTTGTTGGAGCTATACAAACAAAGCCTGAGTATATAACAGAAGAAGTTAGAAAGAGACTTGAACTTTTAATAAAGGACAGAATTTAA
- a CDS encoding HU family DNA-binding protein, protein MTKSDLVAAIAEKAGIRKKDAEAALNAFLEVVTETLAKGEKVEIRGFGTFLMKERAPRVARNPRTGEKVEVPAKLSPTFKPGKDLKEATEKEIKKKK, encoded by the coding sequence ATGACAAAGAGCGATCTTGTTGCAGCAATCGCAGAAAAAGCTGGCATCAGAAAAAAGGATGCCGAAGCAGCTCTCAACGCATTTCTAGAAGTGGTTACGGAAACTCTCGCTAAGGGCGAGAAGGTAGAGATTAGAGGCTTTGGAACGTTCCTCATGAAGGAGAGAGCTCCAAGGGTAGCTAGAAACCCAAGAACTGGTGAAAAGGTAGAAGTACCTGCTAAGCTTTCTCCTACATTCAAGCCAGGAAAGGACCTCAAGGAAGCTACAGAGAAGGAAATTAAGAAGAAGAAGTAA
- a CDS encoding DUF167 domain-containing protein gives MKVQPKASRNKIEKVEEGRLKIKITAPPEGGRANKQVIELLSKVLKVPKSAITIVKGETSRIKLLKIENVDVATLQEKLGIKVVENS, from the coding sequence GTGAAGGTTCAACCCAAAGCTTCACGGAACAAAATAGAGAAAGTGGAAGAGGGGAGACTGAAGATAAAGATAACAGCTCCACCTGAAGGAGGAAGGGCTAATAAACAGGTGATAGAGCTTCTTTCCAAGGTTCTAAAAGTTCCAAAAAGTGCTATAACTATTGTTAAGGGAGAAACATCACGTATAAAGCTTTTAAAAATCGAAAATGTAGACGTTGCAACTTTGCAAGAAAAACTTGGAATAAAAGTGGTTGAAAACTCTTGA
- a CDS encoding DivIVA domain-containing protein: MEIGKKLKPEDIRSKEFNKKLFGYDPDEVDAFLIEVANAYQDLLRDLENLKRNTPEYKTEEIVEKARRKIEEIIQKKMEEKEELERQKKEIELEIEKLRLAQKKIFDRLKMAIIDMTRIIEELRPNAKNKDKGKSNFSGSEGSTQSFTEQNRESGRGETEDKDNSST; this comes from the coding sequence ATGGAAATAGGAAAAAAGCTAAAGCCTGAGGATATAAGGTCAAAAGAGTTTAACAAAAAGCTTTTTGGATATGATCCGGACGAAGTAGATGCTTTTTTAATAGAAGTAGCGAATGCTTATCAAGATCTTTTAAGAGATCTTGAGAATTTAAAAAGAAACACTCCTGAGTATAAAACTGAAGAGATTGTAGAAAAAGCTCGTAGGAAAATAGAGGAAATTATTCAGAAGAAAATGGAAGAAAAGGAAGAACTTGAAAGGCAGAAAAAGGAAATAGAACTTGAGATAGAAAAACTTCGCTTAGCACAGAAAAAAATATTTGATAGATTAAAGATGGCCATTATCGACATGACAAGAATTATAGAGGAGTTAAGGCCTAATGCTAAAAATAAAGATAAAGGAAAAAGCAATTTTTCTGGAAGTGAAGGTTCAACCCAAAGCTTCACGGAACAAAATAGAGAAAGTGGAAGAGGGGAGACTGAAGATAAAGATAACAGCTCCACCTGA
- a CDS encoding YggT family protein, with the protein MVYYSRGFAFFCPYHKRNKLIWDILELNEKILKPVRKFVPPIGGIDISPIVVIIILQIIDSIIWGL; encoded by the coding sequence TTGGTTTATTATAGTAGGGGCTTTGCTTTCTTTTGTCCTTATCACAAAAGGAATAAACTTATTTGGGACATTTTGGAGCTAAACGAAAAAATATTGAAGCCAGTTAGAAAATTTGTACCACCTATTGGAGGGATAGATATTAGTCCCATTGTTGTTATAATCATTCTACAGATTATTGATAGCATAATTTGGGGATTGTAA
- a CDS encoding XTP/dITP diphosphatase translates to MRIVFATKNEGKVREVKEKLKEFDIEIVPISAVKDVETPEETGETFLENAYQKAVYYANALKEPVIAEDSGLEVEVLNGSPGVYSSRFAGENASDEENNQKLVEELKKRGYSESPARYVSFIVLAFPEKMGLWSEGEVRGKVTTHPRGTGGFGYDPLFIPQGYEKTMAELSLKEKNKISHRGKALEKLVKLLKEIKKW, encoded by the coding sequence ATGAGAATAGTATTTGCAACTAAAAATGAAGGAAAAGTAAGAGAAGTTAAAGAAAAACTTAAAGAGTTTGATATAGAAATTGTTCCAATTTCCGCTGTAAAAGATGTTGAAACTCCAGAGGAAACAGGAGAAACTTTTTTGGAAAATGCTTACCAAAAGGCTGTTTACTATGCTAATGCTTTAAAGGAACCAGTGATAGCTGAAGATTCTGGATTGGAAGTGGAAGTTCTTAACGGATCTCCTGGAGTGTATTCTTCCCGTTTTGCAGGTGAAAACGCAAGCGATGAAGAAAACAACCAAAAACTTGTAGAAGAATTAAAAAAAAGGGGATATTCTGAATCTCCTGCAAGGTATGTTTCATTTATTGTTTTAGCGTTTCCTGAAAAAATGGGACTTTGGAGTGAGGGAGAAGTCAGAGGAAAGGTAACCACACACCCAAGGGGAACAGGAGGCTTTGGCTACGACCCACTTTTCATTCCTCAAGGCTATGAAAAAACTATGGCTGAACTTTCTTTGAAAGAAAAGAATAAAATTAGCCATAGAGGAAAGGCTTTGGAAAAGCTTGTGAAACTTTTAAAGGAGATAAAAAAGTGGTAA
- the rph gene encoding ribonuclease PH has translation MIRNDGRRDDELRPVKITVDYIKHAEGSCLIEFGDTKVICTASVEEKVPPFLKGTGQGWITAEYSMLPRATAQRTVRESAKGRLTGRTQEIQRLIGRSVRSAVDLNLLGEITVWIDCDVIQADGGTRTASITGAFVALYKALEKIDKLSAIKNFVAAVSVGIVNGEFLLDLNYEEDSMAEVDMNIVMNDNEEFVELQGTAEGMPFSKEALDRLILLGEKGIKELIKKQKEVLGVK, from the coding sequence TTGATAAGGAATGATGGTAGAAGAGACGATGAACTTAGACCTGTAAAAATTACCGTTGACTATATAAAGCACGCTGAGGGTTCCTGTCTTATAGAGTTTGGAGATACAAAGGTAATATGCACAGCTTCAGTTGAGGAAAAGGTTCCTCCATTCTTGAAAGGAACAGGACAAGGTTGGATTACAGCCGAATATTCCATGCTTCCGAGGGCGACGGCTCAAAGAACGGTTAGAGAGTCTGCAAAAGGAAGACTTACCGGAAGAACTCAGGAAATTCAAAGGCTTATCGGAAGGTCTGTTAGGAGTGCTGTTGACTTAAATCTTTTAGGCGAAATCACTGTTTGGATAGACTGTGATGTTATCCAGGCAGATGGAGGAACGAGAACCGCCTCAATCACAGGTGCGTTTGTAGCTCTTTATAAAGCTCTTGAGAAGATAGATAAACTCTCTGCAATTAAAAACTTTGTTGCTGCTGTTAGCGTAGGAATTGTTAATGGGGAATTTTTGCTTGACCTTAACTATGAAGAAGATTCTATGGCCGAAGTTGATATGAACATTGTAATGAACGACAATGAAGAGTTTGTAGAGCTTCAAGGAACTGCAGAAGGAATGCCTTTTAGTAAAGAAGCTCTTGATAGACTAATACTTTTAGGAGAAAAAGGAATTAAAGAACTAATCAAAAAGCAAAAAGAAGTATTAGGGGTTAAGTAA
- the murI gene encoding glutamate racemase, whose product MSDNPIGVFDSGVGGLTVLKALRETLPSENLIYFGDTARVPYGTKSPRTIIRYSIENTKLLKNFNVKMVVVACNTSSSYALEILKSEFQDIPIVGVINPGAKLAVSLTRRGRIGVIGTEATIRSGAYRKAINSLKPFFKVFEKACSLFVPLIEEGWLDDPITLEVARRYLSPLLEKGIDTLVLGCTHYPLIKGIIKKVCPDTTLVDSAEAVAKEVEKLLPSKNQNGKGEVKILVSDKTERFERIAKMIMGKEIAIEEVSIDKE is encoded by the coding sequence ATGTCTGATAATCCCATAGGGGTTTTTGACTCCGGAGTTGGTGGACTTACAGTTTTGAAGGCTCTAAGAGAAACTCTACCTTCAGAAAACCTTATATATTTTGGAGATACTGCAAGAGTTCCTTACGGAACGAAATCTCCAAGAACAATAATTAGGTATAGTATTGAAAATACTAAGCTTTTAAAAAATTTCAATGTAAAAATGGTTGTTGTTGCATGTAATACTTCCTCTTCTTATGCTCTTGAAATTTTAAAAAGTGAATTTCAAGATATTCCTATTGTCGGTGTTATTAATCCCGGAGCAAAGCTTGCAGTTTCTTTAACAAGAAGGGGTCGCATAGGTGTAATTGGGACGGAAGCAACGATAAGAAGTGGCGCTTACAGAAAAGCAATAAATTCCTTAAAACCTTTTTTTAAAGTTTTTGAAAAGGCTTGTTCCCTATTTGTTCCCCTAATTGAAGAAGGGTGGTTAGACGACCCTATAACTTTAGAAGTAGCAAGAAGGTATCTTTCTCCACTTTTAGAAAAAGGAATAGATACCTTAGTCCTTGGTTGTACTCACTATCCACTTATAAAAGGTATCATTAAAAAAGTATGTCCAGACACTACTTTGGTAGATTCTGCGGAAGCTGTAGCAAAGGAGGTAGAAAAGCTTCTTCCTTCTAAAAACCAAAATGGAAAAGGGGAAGTAAAAATCTTAGTAAGTGATAAAACTGAAAGGTTTGAGAGAATAGCTAAGATGATAATGGGAAAAGAGATTGCTATTGAGGAGGTTTCAATTGATAAGGAATGA
- a CDS encoding bifunctional (p)ppGpp synthetase/guanosine-3',5'-bis(diphosphate) 3'-pyrophosphohydrolase, with protein MRSCKEIIEKVKEYRSSFDEEQIRKAYEYAKKKHEGQFRKSGEPFFSHPAEVAYILAELRMDVPTIVAGLLHDVVEDTDTPIEEIEKEFGKEVAFLVQGVTKLEGYQFQSKEEKEAESFRKLLLSLAEDIRVLILKLADRLHNMRTMDSMKRESQIRNAKETLSIYAPLAGRLGMYKLKNELEDLSLKYLEPEIYRELERKVKEKKKKILPFLENIIETVREKLKENGIEGEIQWRIKHIYGIYRKMVRKGIPFEEVHDVAGIRVITNTVPECYQVLCIIHSLWKPVQGRFKDYIAVPKSNMYQSLHTTVVGPKGQFIEFQIRTWEMHQVAEMGIAAHWKYKEGGGSLTESERKRFAWLRNILEWVREEKDYREFLENVQNDLYDEDIYVFTPKGDIKTLPVGSTPVDFAYAVHTSIGHRCKAAKVNGKLVPLNYVLQSGDKVEIIVGNEEKPSRDWLEFVKTSKAKNAIKTFLRKEENERAKKVGENLVDKVIRKLSNKSLKSLKEEKEVLERLQSLGYSNLDSALADVGYGKLDPEKLARKLLNLPLDSELEKKKRKKKKESFLSSIRIDGIDNLMVSIAECCRPLPGDDVVGIVNSGKGIVIHLKNCLVAKQVMESAPGKVLKVEFLPSQTIYKAKVRISVEDTPGVLASVSTTIAKHNINIADINTRKSQAGKTILDLVLDVKSKEELQKVLTSLRTVKGVITAKRIKREKLTKSE; from the coding sequence ATGAGAAGCTGCAAAGAAATTATAGAAAAAGTCAAAGAATATCGTTCCTCTTTTGATGAAGAACAAATAAGAAAAGCTTACGAATACGCTAAAAAAAAACATGAAGGGCAGTTTAGAAAATCTGGAGAACCTTTTTTCTCCCACCCGGCAGAAGTTGCATACATTCTAGCAGAGCTTAGAATGGACGTTCCAACGATTGTGGCAGGTCTTTTACACGATGTCGTTGAAGATACAGATACCCCAATAGAAGAAATAGAAAAAGAGTTCGGAAAAGAAGTAGCTTTTTTAGTCCAAGGAGTTACAAAGCTTGAGGGTTACCAATTTCAAAGTAAAGAAGAAAAAGAAGCAGAAAGTTTTAGAAAACTTTTGCTATCTCTTGCTGAAGATATAAGGGTCTTAATTTTAAAGCTTGCAGATAGACTACACAACATGAGGACAATGGACAGTATGAAAAGAGAAAGTCAAATAAGAAACGCAAAAGAAACTTTATCAATATATGCACCGCTTGCTGGAAGACTTGGTATGTACAAACTTAAAAATGAACTTGAAGACCTCTCTTTAAAATACCTTGAACCTGAAATTTACAGAGAACTTGAAAGAAAAGTAAAAGAAAAGAAAAAGAAAATACTACCTTTCCTAGAAAACATCATAGAAACCGTAAGAGAAAAGCTAAAAGAAAACGGAATAGAAGGAGAAATTCAATGGAGAATAAAGCACATTTACGGTATTTACAGGAAAATGGTAAGAAAAGGAATACCTTTTGAGGAAGTTCACGACGTGGCAGGAATAAGAGTAATTACAAATACAGTCCCTGAGTGTTATCAAGTTCTCTGCATAATCCACTCCTTGTGGAAACCTGTTCAAGGAAGGTTCAAAGACTATATAGCAGTTCCAAAATCAAATATGTATCAGTCCCTCCACACAACTGTTGTTGGTCCTAAAGGACAATTTATAGAGTTTCAAATAAGAACGTGGGAAATGCACCAAGTTGCCGAAATGGGTATCGCAGCCCACTGGAAGTATAAAGAAGGTGGAGGAAGTTTAACCGAATCAGAAAGAAAAAGATTTGCTTGGCTTAGGAATATCTTAGAGTGGGTAAGAGAAGAAAAGGACTATAGAGAGTTCTTAGAAAATGTTCAGAATGATCTTTACGATGAAGATATTTATGTATTCACCCCAAAAGGAGATATAAAGACTCTTCCTGTTGGTTCCACACCTGTTGACTTTGCCTACGCTGTCCATACATCCATCGGTCACAGATGTAAAGCCGCAAAAGTAAACGGAAAACTTGTTCCTCTGAACTATGTTCTCCAAAGCGGTGATAAAGTTGAAATAATAGTAGGAAACGAAGAAAAACCAAGCAGAGACTGGTTAGAGTTCGTAAAAACTTCAAAAGCAAAAAATGCAATAAAGACTTTCCTGAGGAAAGAAGAAAACGAAAGAGCTAAGAAAGTCGGAGAGAACCTTGTAGACAAGGTAATAAGAAAACTTTCAAATAAGAGTCTGAAGTCTTTAAAGGAAGAAAAGGAAGTCTTAGAAAGATTACAATCACTTGGATATTCAAACTTGGATTCAGCCTTAGCAGACGTTGGATATGGAAAACTTGATCCAGAAAAACTTGCAAGGAAACTTTTAAACCTTCCTTTAGATTCAGAACTAGAGAAGAAAAAGAGAAAAAAGAAAAAAGAAAGTTTTTTAAGTAGTATAAGAATAGATGGAATAGATAACCTTATGGTTTCCATTGCAGAATGCTGTCGTCCACTACCGGGAGATGATGTTGTAGGAATAGTTAACAGTGGAAAAGGAATAGTTATCCACCTTAAGAACTGTTTAGTAGCAAAACAAGTAATGGAGAGTGCCCCAGGAAAAGTCTTAAAAGTTGAATTCTTACCATCACAAACTATTTACAAAGCTAAGGTAAGGATTTCGGTCGAAGACACTCCTGGAGTTCTCGCAAGTGTTAGTACAACGATAGCAAAACACAACATAAACATAGCGGACATAAACACGAGAAAATCACAAGCAGGAAAGACTATACTTGACTTAGTTTTAGACGTAAAAAGCAAAGAAGAACTTCAAAAAGTTCTCACTTCCTTAAGAACTGTAAAAGGTGTTATCACCGCTAAAAGGATAAAGAGAGAAAAATTGACAAAAAGCGAATAA